GAGGGCATAAAAACGCCGCTCGGGAAAAGAGAACCCGTGCCGCCTTGAGATCACCTGCCACGCCCGCCAATGCAGCGGCATTGTGTCGGCCAGCGTGCCGTCACAATCGAAGATGAGGCCTCGGGGGTGGGGTGGATGATGCTTGTTCTTTTGCATGACCCTCGTTCAGCCAGACTTCTCTTTGCACACGACTCGCGGCCCGGCCCATCCCTCATGCTTTCAGCGCCGCCAGCTTCTCCTGCAGGTCATGCGCCATCAGCGGCTCGATCACCGGGTCAATCGCCCCCTCCATCACCATCGGCAGGTTATACAGCGTCAGGCCGATGCGGTGATCGGTCAGGCGGTTTTGCGGGAAATTGTAGGTGCGGATGCGCTCGTTGCGTTCGCCCGTGCCCACCTGCTCTTTGCGCTGGTCGGCGTATTTTTGGTTCTCCTCGGCCACCTTGCGCTCGAGCAGGCGCGACCGCAGCACCGTCAGCGCCCGCGCCTTGTTCTTCTGCTGGGAGCGCTGGTCCGCGCAACGGACAATCACGCCGGTGGGCTTGTGCACGACCTGCACGGCGGAATCCGTGGTGTTCACGCCCTGGCCGCCGGGGCCGGACGCGCGGCAAACCGTGATCTCCAGATCCTCGGGCTTGAGCTCCACATCCACTTCCTGGGCTTCGGGCAGCACGGCCACGGTGCAAGTGCTGGTGTGAATGCGCCCCTGCGCCTCGGTTGCCGGCACCCGCTGAACGCGGTGGACGCCGCTCTCGTACTTGAGGCGCTTATAGACGTCGGTGCCGTTGAGCTGGAAAATGACTTCCTTGTAACCGCCGAGATCGGACGCGCTGGAGTCGAGGTCCTCAACCTTCCAGCCGCGCGCCTCCGCGTAGCGCGTGTACATGCGGTAGAGGTCCGCGGCGAACAAGGCGGATTCCTGGCCGCCCGCGCCCGCGCGGATTTCAACGATGGTATTGCGCGAGTCCGCCGGGTCCGGCGGCAGGATGCCTCGCTGGATTTCCAGTCCCAGGCGTTTCTCCTCGGCTTCCAGCCGGGCGATTTCCTCTTTGGCCATCTGGGCCAGCTCGGATTCCGCCGGTTCCGCCTGCAGCAGGACGCGGTTCTCCGCCAGGTCAACCACCGCCTTCAGGTAAGCCTGCCCCTGCGCCATCAGCTCTTTGAGCCGGGCGTATTCCTTGCCCAGTTCCTGCGCGCGCTGCGGGTTGTCGAACGCCTTGGGGTCGCTCAAAGCCGCTTCCACTTCCGCAAACCGGCGGGAGAATTTCTCAATCTGAGGACGCAAGTCCATACGGAAAACAAAGCCGCCCGCAAAGCCACAAACCCTGCGGGCGGAGAAAGTGGTTGGTCGTTAGCGCTTCTTCTTGCGGCTCGCCGCCGCGGCCTGCGCCGCCTGCGTCTTGGCCATCCGCTGCTGGAACTTGTCCACCCGCCCGGCGGTGTCCACGAACTTCTGCTGCCCGGTGTAGAAAGGATGGCAGGCGTTGCAGATGCCCACAATGATCACCGGCTTGGTGGAGCGGGTCTTGATCACATTGCCGCACGCGCAACGAATCTCCGACGCCACATACTTCGGATGTATTTTCTCTTTCATAAAAGGCCGGCCACAATACCACCTGCCCACCGGTTGACAAGCCCGAAGTGGCCTTTCCGCGCTTGCGGCCCCGGGGCGGGCGGACTTACATTGCCCTCTTCCTGACTGGGAAACGCATGAAAGCTGCCTATATTGCCAAAACCGGCACGCCGGAGGTCATCACCTACGGCGACTTGCCCACCCCCAAACCCACCCGCCGCCAGTGCCTGATCAAAGTGGCCGCGGTGGACGTCAACCCCATTGACGTCTATGTCCGCAGCGGCGCCATTCCGGCGAAGCTGTCCTTCCCCTTCATCCTCGGGCGCGATCTCGCGGGCGCCGTCGTTGAAGCCGGCGGGAGCGTGAGAGACTTCAAGGTGGGCGACCGGGTTTGGGCGACGAACCAGGGCATCGACGGACGCCCTGGCACTTTCGCCGAGTTCGCCGCCGTGGATCACCGCTGGCTCCATCCCATCCCCGAAGGCGTTAGCGACGAAGACATCGTGGCGTTGTCGCTGGCCGGCGTCACCACCCAGCTTGGCCTGGTGCGAAACGCCAGTTTGAAGACGGGCGAAGTGCTCTTCGTCAACGGCGGTTCCGGCGGAGTCGGCTCCTGTGTCGTGCAAATGGCCAAAATCCTCGGCGCGCGCGTCATCGCCACCGCGGGCACCGACGAGAAAGTCGCCGCCTGCCGGGACCTGGGCGCTGACCTGGCCATCAATTACAAAACGGAAGATGTTGCCGCGGCCATCAAGACGTTCGCGCCCGAGGGCGTGAACGTCTGGTGGGAGACCCTGCGCGAGCCGGATTTCGACCGGGCAGTTTCCTTGCTGGCGATGCGTGGCCGGATGGTGCTCATGGCCGGGCGCGACGCCCGCCCCCCCTTCCCGGTCGGCCCATTCTATGTGAAGGACTGTTCCCTGCACGGGTTCGCGATGTTCAACGCCAGCTCCCGGGAACAGCGTGCCGCGGCCAATGCCATCAACCGGTGGCTGGCGGAAGGCAAATTGCGCGCCCGCATTGACCGGGTCATGCCGCTCTCCCAAGCCGCCGAG
The window above is part of the Candidatus Paceibacterota bacterium genome. Proteins encoded here:
- a CDS encoding NADPH:quinone reductase, translating into MKAAYIAKTGTPEVITYGDLPTPKPTRRQCLIKVAAVDVNPIDVYVRSGAIPAKLSFPFILGRDLAGAVVEAGGSVRDFKVGDRVWATNQGIDGRPGTFAEFAAVDHRWLHPIPEGVSDEDIVALSLAGVTTQLGLVRNASLKTGEVLFVNGGSGGVGSCVVQMAKILGARVIATAGTDEKVAACRDLGADLAINYKTEDVAAAIKTFAPEGVNVWWETLREPDFDRAVSLLAMRGRMVLMAGRDARPPFPVGPFYVKDCSLHGFAMFNASSREQRAAANAINRWLAEGKLRARIDRVMPLSQAAEAHRLQEESTVQKTGVLAGKLVLKP
- the prfA gene encoding peptide chain release factor 1, whose product is MDLRPQIEKFSRRFAEVEAALSDPKAFDNPQRAQELGKEYARLKELMAQGQAYLKAVVDLAENRVLLQAEPAESELAQMAKEEIARLEAEEKRLGLEIQRGILPPDPADSRNTIVEIRAGAGGQESALFAADLYRMYTRYAEARGWKVEDLDSSASDLGGYKEVIFQLNGTDVYKRLKYESGVHRVQRVPATEAQGRIHTSTCTVAVLPEAQEVDVELKPEDLEITVCRASGPGGQGVNTTDSAVQVVHKPTGVIVRCADQRSQQKNKARALTVLRSRLLERKVAEENQKYADQRKEQVGTGERNERIRTYNFPQNRLTDHRIGLTLYNLPMVMEGAIDPVIEPLMAHDLQEKLAALKA
- the rpmE gene encoding 50S ribosomal protein L31, whose protein sequence is MKEKIHPKYVASEIRCACGNVIKTRSTKPVIIVGICNACHPFYTGQQKFVDTAGRVDKFQQRMAKTQAAQAAAASRKKKR